In Acidobacteriota bacterium, a genomic segment contains:
- a CDS encoding DUF2085 domain-containing protein — translation MQRRIAAIVLVGGSLLWIGLILAAPYGRAQDWSAASWIYLFFQRICHQMPERSFHLAGEPLAVCHRCLGIYAGFLAGALLLPLWQSLGRLLLVRPRLLLIGFALMATDVFLLPNTWWSRLASGWIAAFPLAVFVETAFRQLLEEKLPAPINLHARE, via the coding sequence ATGCAACGCAGAATAGCCGCCATCGTGCTGGTTGGAGGAAGCCTGCTGTGGATCGGCCTTATCCTGGCCGCGCCGTACGGGCGTGCCCAGGACTGGTCGGCCGCCTCATGGATCTATCTCTTCTTCCAGCGCATCTGCCACCAGATGCCGGAGCGCAGCTTTCATCTGGCCGGAGAACCTCTGGCCGTCTGCCACCGCTGCTTGGGCATCTACGCGGGATTCCTGGCGGGAGCGTTGCTGTTGCCGCTCTGGCAGAGCCTGGGCCGGCTTTTGCTGGTCCGTCCGCGGCTTCTCCTGATCGGATTCGCCCTCATGGCGACGGACGTATTCCTGTTGCCCAACACCTGGTGGAGCCGCCTGGCCAGCGGCTGGATCGCGGCCTTCCCCCTGGCGGTCTTCGTAGAAACGGCTTTTCGCCAATTGCTGGAAGAGAAGCTTCCGGCACCAATCAACTTGCATGCTAGAGAGTGA
- the kdsB gene encoding 3-deoxy-manno-octulosonate cytidylyltransferase has protein sequence MRFIGVIPARLASTRLPGKPLLEIAGRPLIEWVYRQALKAPVLERVIVAADDRRIVRAVEAFGGQALMTRPDHPSGSDRVAEVAARIEADAYINIQGDEPLMAASTIQEVAQALGGESGGPGPRKMSWQISTACVEIREEREIESPHAVKVVWARDGRALYFSRAAIPSRRGVKAPVYKHLGIYGYRRQVLLEMPQLAPTPLEQSECLEQLRWLEYGIPIRVVEVAHDSLGVDTPDDLERVRPLLENASKDAALELKARQGKGSR, from the coding sequence ATGCGCTTCATAGGCGTTATTCCGGCCCGCCTCGCGTCGACGCGATTGCCGGGCAAACCCCTCCTTGAAATTGCGGGACGCCCTCTCATCGAATGGGTCTACCGGCAGGCCCTCAAGGCCCCGGTGTTGGAGCGCGTGATCGTGGCCGCCGATGACCGGCGCATCGTCCGGGCCGTAGAAGCCTTCGGCGGCCAGGCCCTGATGACGCGTCCGGACCACCCCAGCGGCAGCGACCGGGTGGCTGAGGTGGCCGCCAGGATAGAGGCCGACGCCTACATCAACATACAGGGCGACGAGCCCCTGATGGCTGCCTCCACCATCCAAGAGGTGGCGCAAGCGCTGGGGGGCGAGAGCGGCGGGCCAGGCCCAAGAAAAATGTCCTGGCAGATCTCCACCGCTTGTGTCGAGATCAGGGAGGAGCGCGAGATCGAGAGTCCTCACGCGGTCAAGGTGGTATGGGCCCGCGACGGCCGGGCGCTCTACTTTTCGCGGGCCGCCATCCCCAGCCGCCGGGGAGTGAAAGCGCCTGTTTACAAGCATTTGGGCATCTATGGATACAGGCGTCAGGTGCTCCTTGAAATGCCGCAACTGGCACCCACGCCGTTGGAGCAAAGCGAATGCCTTGAGCAGCTTCGCTGGCTCGAATACGGCATCCCCATTCGGGTGGTGGAGGTGGCGCACGACAGTTTGGGAGTGGATACCCCCGACGACCTGGAGCGTGTCAGACCCCTGTTGGAAAATGCCTCCAAAGACGCCGCCCTGGAATTGAAAGCTCGACAAGGGAAAGGATCACGGTAG
- a CDS encoding CTP synthase, which yields MSTKYIFVTGGVLSSLGKGLASASIGCLLEARGFRVNLLKLDPYINVDPGTMSPFQHGEVFVTDDGAETDLDLGHYERFTSVRLSKDNNSTTGKIYEAVIEKERRGDYLGKTVQVIPHITNEIKSTIKRLAGGVDVVIVEIGGTIGDIESLPFLEAIRQMRNDLGRKDTIFIHLSYVPFINAAGELKTKPTQHSVKELRGIGIQPDVVMCRTDRFLPKDIKEKIALFCNLESRAVITAKDVSSIYEVPLVLHKEGLDGIICEALEMPERDCDLTDWERLVANIYNPRGEVVIGIVGKYVEYEDSYKSLSEALIHGGLPHHYRVTLKWIESEGLAGENWQDKLGEVDAILVPGGFGPRGIEGMIKAIQFARVGKVPYFGICLGMQCAVIEFARNVCSLDANSSEFDSSSSHRVIYKLRELLGVEEMGGTMRLGAYPCVLEEESLSHRIYQQKEISERHRHRYEFNREYEEILTSYGLQIAGNSPDKNFVEIVELENHPWFLGCQFHPEFKSRPLEPHPLFVSFIQAAVEYRKKRLGRPQHVEQGELIESRLLVDQPSSEQHRGER from the coding sequence ATGTCGACCAAGTATATTTTCGTCACTGGTGGGGTTTTGAGTTCGCTGGGCAAAGGCCTGGCCTCGGCTTCCATCGGATGCCTGCTGGAGGCGCGCGGATTTCGCGTCAACTTGCTCAAACTCGATCCCTACATCAACGTCGATCCGGGTACCATGAGTCCTTTTCAGCACGGCGAGGTCTTCGTCACCGACGACGGCGCCGAAACCGATCTTGACCTGGGACACTACGAACGCTTCACCAGCGTTCGCCTGAGCAAAGACAACAACTCCACCACCGGCAAGATCTACGAGGCGGTCATCGAAAAGGAGCGGCGCGGCGACTACCTGGGCAAGACCGTTCAGGTCATTCCCCACATCACCAACGAGATCAAGAGCACCATCAAACGTCTGGCGGGGGGAGTGGACGTCGTCATCGTGGAGATCGGCGGCACCATCGGAGACATCGAGAGCCTGCCCTTCTTGGAAGCCATCCGCCAGATGCGCAACGATCTGGGACGCAAGGACACCATCTTCATCCATCTCTCCTACGTCCCCTTCATCAATGCCGCCGGGGAACTGAAGACCAAACCCACCCAGCACTCGGTCAAGGAACTGCGCGGCATCGGTATTCAGCCCGACGTGGTCATGTGCCGGACCGACCGCTTCTTGCCCAAGGACATCAAGGAGAAGATCGCCCTCTTCTGCAACCTGGAATCGCGGGCAGTGATTACGGCCAAAGACGTCTCCAGCATCTACGAGGTCCCCTTGGTGCTGCACAAGGAGGGCTTGGACGGCATCATCTGCGAAGCTCTGGAAATGCCCGAGCGGGACTGCGACCTGACCGATTGGGAGCGGCTGGTCGCCAACATCTACAATCCGCGCGGCGAAGTCGTCATCGGCATCGTCGGCAAATACGTGGAGTACGAGGATTCCTACAAGAGCCTCAGCGAAGCCCTCATTCACGGGGGGTTGCCCCATCATTACCGGGTCACGCTGAAGTGGATCGAGTCGGAGGGACTGGCCGGCGAGAACTGGCAGGACAAGCTGGGCGAGGTGGACGCCATTCTGGTTCCGGGGGGCTTCGGTCCGCGCGGCATCGAGGGCATGATCAAGGCTATCCAGTTCGCCCGCGTGGGCAAGGTGCCCTACTTCGGGATCTGCCTGGGAATGCAGTGCGCGGTCATCGAGTTCGCCCGCAACGTCTGCTCGCTGGACGCCAATTCCTCGGAGTTCGACTCCTCCAGCTCCCATCGCGTCATCTACAAGCTGCGCGAACTCCTGGGCGTGGAGGAAATGGGAGGCACCATGCGTCTGGGGGCCTATCCCTGCGTACTGGAAGAAGAGTCCCTTTCCCACCGCATCTACCAACAGAAAGAGATTTCCGAGCGCCATCGCCACCGCTACGAGTTCAACCGCGAGTACGAGGAAATCCTCACCAGCTACGGTTTGCAAATCGCCGGCAACTCGCCCGACAAGAATTTCGTCGAGATCGTTGAACTCGAGAATCATCCCTGGTTCTTGGGATGCCAGTTTCATCCCGAGTTCAAATCGCGTCCGCTGGAGCCGCATCCCCTTTTCGTCAGCTTCATCCAAGCCGCCGTCGAATACCGCAAGAAGCGCCTGGGACGACCCCAGCATGTTGAGCAGGGGGAACTCATCGAAAGCCGGCTGCTTGTCGACCAGCCGTCCAGCGAGCAGCACCGCGGCGAGCGGTAG
- the kdsA gene encoding 3-deoxy-8-phosphooctulonate synthase: MAVNKDAFRGGGRPFFLISGPCVIESREHCLRMAESLASLTRMLEIPFIFKASYDKANRTSIRSFRGPGPGEGLEILAEVRREIGVPILSDIHQPDQAQAAAEVLDVLQIPAFLCRQTDLIQAAASTGRALNIKKGQFLAPWDMENVLAKALDAGADLVLLTERGASFGYNNLVVDFKSLPIMRRLGRPVVFDATHSVQLPGGKGSSTGGQAEFIPYLARAAVAAGVDGIFCEVHDEPSKALSDGPNALHLEKAEELFSQLKRIDELVKSMEPEMETD; encoded by the coding sequence GTGGCGGTGAACAAGGACGCATTTCGGGGCGGGGGACGTCCCTTTTTCCTCATATCCGGGCCCTGCGTGATCGAGAGCCGCGAGCACTGCCTGCGAATGGCCGAGAGCCTGGCCTCGCTGACCCGCATGCTGGAGATCCCCTTTATCTTCAAAGCCTCCTACGACAAGGCCAACCGCACCTCCATCCGGTCCTTCCGCGGACCCGGCCCCGGGGAAGGTCTGGAGATCCTGGCCGAGGTCCGGCGCGAGATCGGCGTTCCGATTCTCTCCGACATCCACCAGCCTGATCAGGCCCAAGCGGCCGCCGAAGTCCTGGACGTACTGCAGATCCCCGCTTTCCTGTGCCGCCAGACCGATCTCATACAAGCGGCCGCGTCCACGGGGCGCGCGCTCAACATCAAGAAAGGACAATTTCTGGCTCCCTGGGACATGGAGAACGTCTTGGCCAAGGCCCTGGACGCCGGCGCCGACTTGGTACTCCTCACCGAGAGGGGAGCCAGTTTCGGCTACAACAACCTGGTGGTGGACTTCAAGTCCTTGCCCATCATGAGGCGGCTGGGCCGGCCGGTGGTTTTCGACGCCACCCACAGCGTGCAGTTGCCGGGAGGGAAGGGGAGTTCCACCGGCGGACAGGCCGAGTTCATCCCATACCTGGCGCGGGCGGCGGTGGCCGCCGGAGTGGACGGAATTTTCTGCGAGGTTCACGACGAGCCCTCCAAGGCCCTCAGCGACGGCCCCAACGCACTCCACCTTGAAAAGGCCGAGGAACTCTTCTCCCAACTCAAGCGCATCGACGAGTTGGTCAAGTCGATGGAGCCCGAGATGGAGACGGATTGA
- a CDS encoding KpsF/GutQ family sugar-phosphate isomerase: MSKELARQVLRIESEAIAALVERVDESFEEALRLLSSCRGRVVATGMGKSGLICRKIAATLASTGTPALFMHPAEAIHGDLGMLTSDDLVLALSNSGETEELIRLLATLKRLGVPIIAMVGNRESTLAKRADVAFDVGVDREACSIGLAPTASTTAALAWGDALAVALSQRKGFALDDFARLHPGGGLGKRLARIDDLMHEGDRLPSVPADAPMDEVIYEMSSKGLGITAVVDTERRLVGVVSDGDLRRLLQKGPQNVLTLKARDCMTPSPVSIGPAELAVEALRLMEQRKITSVMVVDPGNKLVGVIHLHDLWGTEMF; the protein is encoded by the coding sequence ATGAGCAAAGAGCTGGCCCGTCAAGTGCTGCGCATTGAGTCGGAAGCTATCGCCGCCCTTGTCGAGAGAGTCGATGAATCCTTCGAGGAGGCTCTGCGGCTGCTGAGCAGCTGCCGCGGACGCGTGGTCGCGACCGGCATGGGCAAATCGGGCCTGATCTGCCGCAAAATCGCCGCCACCCTGGCTTCGACGGGAACCCCGGCTCTCTTCATGCATCCTGCCGAGGCCATCCACGGCGACTTGGGGATGCTGACCTCCGACGATCTGGTGCTTGCCCTCTCGAACAGCGGCGAGACCGAGGAACTGATCCGCCTGCTGGCGACGCTCAAGCGCTTGGGGGTGCCCATTATCGCCATGGTTGGCAATCGCGAATCGACGCTGGCCAAGCGCGCCGACGTGGCCTTCGACGTGGGCGTCGACCGGGAAGCCTGCAGCATCGGACTGGCGCCCACCGCCTCCACCACGGCCGCCCTGGCCTGGGGGGACGCGCTGGCAGTGGCCCTTTCACAACGCAAGGGGTTTGCCCTGGACGACTTCGCCCGCCTCCACCCCGGCGGCGGGCTCGGAAAGCGCCTGGCCCGTATCGACGATCTGATGCACGAAGGCGACCGCTTGCCTTCGGTCCCCGCTGACGCTCCCATGGATGAGGTCATTTACGAAATGTCCAGCAAGGGACTGGGCATCACCGCCGTGGTCGATACCGAGAGACGCCTTGTGGGAGTGGTGTCCGACGGCGATTTGCGCCGCCTGCTGCAAAAAGGCCCTCAGAACGTCCTCACCTTGAAGGCCCGCGACTGCATGACGCCCTCTCCCGTTTCCATCGGCCCCGCCGAGCTGGCCGTGGAGGCGCTGCGCCTGATGGAGCAGCGCAAGATCACCTCCGTGATGGTGGTGGACCCAGGGAACAAGCTTGTGGGCGTCATCCACCTCCACGACCTGTGGGGCACCGAGATGTTTTGA
- a CDS encoding HAD hydrolase family protein: protein MAIADLKDIKLLVLDVDGVLTDGRIGLTPQGQEIKFFSTKDGYGIGMAINAGIEVAFLTGRQSRAVSRRAEELGVRHVIQGARDKLALFQGLLRDLGLRARQAAAMGDDVPDLPVLRRAGFSAAPADAVEEVRSQVDWVSPSPGGYGAVRELVEHILA from the coding sequence ATGGCCATCGCCGACCTGAAAGACATCAAACTGCTGGTGCTGGACGTGGACGGAGTGCTCACCGACGGCCGCATCGGCCTCACGCCTCAGGGCCAGGAGATCAAGTTCTTCTCCACCAAGGACGGCTACGGCATCGGCATGGCCATTAACGCGGGCATCGAGGTGGCTTTCCTGACCGGACGCCAGAGCCGGGCCGTATCGCGCCGGGCGGAAGAGCTGGGCGTGAGGCACGTCATTCAGGGCGCCCGAGACAAGCTGGCGCTCTTCCAAGGACTATTGCGCGATCTCGGTCTGCGGGCCCGCCAGGCAGCCGCCATGGGCGATGACGTCCCCGACCTCCCGGTGCTGCGCCGAGCCGGCTTCTCCGCCGCCCCCGCCGACGCCGTGGAGGAGGTGCGTTCCCAGGTCGACTGGGTCAGCCCCTCCCCCGGCGGCTATGGCGCCGTACGCGAACTGGTTGAACACATCCTGGCCTAG
- a CDS encoding serine protease, with product MSFSIPCARAWRFLTLAVLLLGLSATQVAAQDASGRKQDNRTSEKFEYVIGGEDVDDIGEFPWMVRIVDEFLLDSSGDDIVFSSFCGGTLIEPTWVMTAGHCLVLGNFILPAEDLSVFVGSTDLSTEEPRLIEVVERIIHPGFVVADENLRNDIALLRLAEPLEFPTVPLVQDPDDPRIMAEAAATILGWGARQFDPEEPNAEDRAFDFPEILQRADTEIVDDNECVTAYIPLQAEILPEQHICAGFLGTGGVDTCDGDSGGPLLLPDGEGGWVQVGITSFGADCADPDFPGVYTRVPNFIDWIREVLAPRTEAGVGDSPATQSFVIAVDTRPPFNTGLAVTNMEGGTTDLQFTLYDRQGMMVDTVDDSLVGSGQRAIFVAGPGGLFPDRTDFLGSLAVTANGDVAAVTLRQNVAQAAAGSPLTTLPVIATDTAQTSFVLPQVADLIGAIRSEIIVVNPGATGGQVTINFVGQDGMPSEVGLRDVGTSSTFTLNLPAHGSLFLRTNEGSELRIVSARITSTIPVGVTAVLALP from the coding sequence ATGAGCTTTTCCATTCCGTGCGCGCGCGCTTGGCGCTTTTTGACGCTTGCCGTACTGCTGCTGGGACTGAGCGCGACCCAAGTCGCGGCCCAGGACGCCAGCGGCCGCAAGCAGGACAACCGTACCTCCGAGAAGTTCGAATATGTCATCGGCGGCGAGGACGTCGACGACATCGGCGAGTTCCCCTGGATGGTGCGTATCGTCGATGAGTTCCTGCTCGATTCCAGCGGAGACGACATCGTCTTCTCAAGCTTCTGCGGAGGCACCTTGATCGAGCCCACCTGGGTCATGACGGCCGGCCATTGCCTGGTGCTCGGCAACTTCATCCTTCCCGCTGAAGACTTGAGCGTTTTCGTGGGCAGTACCGATTTGAGCACTGAGGAGCCCCGCCTCATCGAAGTCGTAGAACGCATCATTCATCCCGGTTTCGTCGTTGCGGACGAAAACCTGCGCAACGATATCGCCCTGCTGCGGCTGGCCGAACCGCTCGAATTCCCCACCGTGCCACTGGTGCAAGACCCCGATGATCCGCGCATCATGGCCGAAGCGGCGGCCACCATATTGGGATGGGGAGCCCGCCAGTTCGATCCCGAGGAGCCCAATGCCGAGGATCGTGCCTTCGACTTCCCCGAGATCCTGCAGCGCGCCGATACTGAAATCGTGGACGACAACGAGTGCGTGACCGCCTACATACCGCTGCAGGCCGAGATCCTGCCCGAACAGCACATCTGCGCCGGCTTCCTGGGCACGGGCGGGGTCGATACCTGCGACGGAGACAGCGGCGGTCCGCTGCTCTTGCCGGACGGCGAAGGTGGATGGGTACAGGTCGGCATCACCAGCTTCGGGGCCGATTGCGCCGATCCCGACTTTCCCGGCGTCTACACCCGGGTTCCCAACTTCATCGACTGGATCCGCGAAGTGCTGGCGCCCCGCACCGAGGCCGGGGTGGGCGACTCGCCCGCAACCCAGTCCTTCGTGATCGCCGTGGACACCCGGCCGCCCTTCAACACCGGACTGGCCGTCACCAACATGGAGGGCGGAACCACCGACCTCCAGTTCACGCTTTACGACCGCCAGGGAATGATGGTCGACACGGTTGACGACTCCTTGGTCGGGTCGGGACAGAGGGCCATTTTCGTGGCCGGGCCAGGCGGACTGTTTCCCGATCGAACCGACTTCCTGGGCAGCCTGGCAGTCACCGCCAATGGGGACGTGGCAGCCGTAACCCTGCGCCAGAACGTGGCCCAGGCGGCGGCAGGGTCGCCCCTGACCACGCTGCCGGTGATCGCCACCGACACGGCCCAGACCAGCTTCGTGCTGCCTCAAGTGGCCGACCTCATCGGAGCCATCCGTTCCGAGATCATCGTGGTCAATCCCGGAGCCACGGGCGGACAAGTCACCATAAACTTCGTGGGGCAGGACGGAATGCCCAGCGAAGTCGGCCTGAGGGACGTAGGCACAAGCTCGACCTTCACGCTCAATCTCCCCGCCCATGGGAGCCTTTTCTTGAGGACCAACGAAGGCAGCGAACTCAGAATCGTCTCGGCCCGCATCACCTCCACCATTCCGGTAGGCGTGACGGCCGTGCTGGCCCTGCCTTAG
- a CDS encoding pyridoxal phosphate-dependent aminotransferase has translation MEGKRDKHRRRGRRRYRRGWRFSARTPGGLRANRLAEEVRVKEASGTRVADWTVSNPTKVGLAYPDEVIRRALSDESAMRYGPEPLGLEAARQAVAEHYRSRPQAEVEARDVILTSSTSEAYSLVFKLMMNASEEVLVPQPGYPLIEHLARGEGVRGIFYPYGFDGSWTPDVGAVEQSIARRTRMLAVVHPNNPTGAYLKEAEWQALREVALRYRLVTVCDEVFFEFPLQAENWQDLPEPIFHPLAEREAPLFLLGGLSKCAGLPQLKLGWIILRGPAEFKHEARRRLEFLCDHYLSVGTPVQVAAPRLLQSAKEVGDQIRSRVRSNDRLIRKELSDSPATPLPAEGGWYAVIRLPSTKSEEEWALELLRRQDVLTHPGYFYDFPSGCQIVVSLLVPESDTQRGLQGLKELLKHRA, from the coding sequence GTGGAAGGCAAACGGGACAAACACCGCCGACGCGGACGCCGACGCTATCGGCGCGGATGGAGGTTCTCGGCGCGCACTCCGGGAGGACTGCGCGCCAACCGCCTGGCCGAGGAAGTGCGGGTCAAAGAGGCCAGCGGCACCCGCGTGGCCGACTGGACGGTCTCTAATCCCACCAAGGTGGGACTGGCCTATCCCGACGAGGTCATCCGGCGAGCCCTGAGCGATGAGAGCGCCATGCGCTATGGCCCCGAACCGCTGGGCCTGGAGGCGGCCCGGCAAGCCGTAGCGGAGCACTACCGCAGCCGCCCGCAGGCCGAGGTGGAGGCGCGGGACGTGATCCTCACTTCCAGCACCAGCGAGGCCTACTCGCTGGTTTTCAAGCTGATGATGAACGCTTCTGAAGAGGTGCTGGTGCCTCAACCCGGCTACCCGCTCATCGAGCACCTGGCGCGCGGCGAGGGGGTGCGGGGCATCTTTTATCCTTACGGATTCGACGGTTCCTGGACGCCCGACGTGGGCGCCGTGGAACAGAGCATCGCCCGCCGCACCCGCATGCTGGCCGTGGTGCATCCCAACAATCCCACCGGCGCCTACCTGAAGGAAGCCGAATGGCAGGCCCTGCGCGAGGTGGCCCTGCGCTACCGCCTGGTGACGGTGTGCGACGAGGTTTTCTTCGAATTCCCGCTTCAGGCCGAGAACTGGCAAGACCTGCCCGAGCCCATCTTCCATCCCCTGGCGGAACGCGAGGCGCCGCTCTTCCTGCTGGGCGGACTCTCCAAATGCGCCGGACTGCCCCAGCTCAAGCTGGGATGGATCATCCTGCGCGGACCCGCCGAATTCAAGCATGAGGCCCGCCGGCGCCTGGAGTTCCTGTGCGACCACTACCTTTCGGTGGGGACGCCGGTGCAGGTAGCCGCCCCCCGCCTGCTGCAATCGGCAAAGGAGGTGGGAGACCAGATCCGCAGCCGCGTGCGCAGCAACGACCGCCTCATCCGCAAGGAACTGAGCGACTCGCCCGCAACTCCCTTGCCGGCCGAAGGCGGATGGTACGCCGTGATCCGCCTGCCCAGCACCAAGAGCGAGGAGGAGTGGGCCCTGGAGCTGCTGCGCCGCCAGGACGTCCTCACTCATCCCGGCTATTTCTACGACTTTCCCAGCGGCTGCCAGATCGTGGTGTCGCTGCTGGTTCCCGAGTCCGACACGCAGCGGGGACTGCAGGGGTTGAAGGAGCTGCTGAAACATCGCGCATAA
- a CDS encoding ADOP family duplicated permease, with product MRIRLKHERLARELAERKLSQNRWAQRMGLDSGHLSQLVNGRRPYPSASTRRKLLEGLDLDFDQLFELEGPRGREVRANLYPPSRSPFRQAGALTMTALLHDLRQSLRGLLRRPGFAALIILTLALGIGANTAIFSLLDAVLLEPLPYPGADRLVRLWSAYPERDVRHGTVSPHDLEDWRQMSDSFEAMTGYPSVPMSGMVLTGRGEPQELQAIFVNEQFFETFDLPARQGRWLQPEDYVEGKNYKIVISQDLWRQQFGSAADIVGRKVTLNGQPFEIVGVMPGQFDFPSPQVQIWAPQSLIPESGVPRQRFIRWLNVIGRLEQGATLEQARQEMNAVAANLAAQYPDANQQLTAVTIESLREVMVGDLRTSLLVLMAAVGMVLLIACANIANLVLARSERRRRETALRLALGAGSRDVLRRALTESVLLGLLGGAAGLLLALGGIRLLQGLAPSDVPGLASARLSLTVLGFTLAASLLTGLLVGLFPALRSARADLLEALQEGGRYDAGAGRRFYRRALVVAQVALVAVLSVGAGLLIASYRNLLDVNPGFDPRGVITMRISSHAYKYSDRDDMKLFYERVLEQVRALPQVQWAGIVRPLPLGPQTFNGENFAFELAGHPLEPEDRPRAALRFVSDDYFKAMAIPLLQGRDFRAREETPVVIVNRRFSQAIVPEGQSTVGTRIRLGEAEGEIIGVVENVSQLSLDETPEPVVYMSMSHNLRRGMTLVARTNGDPLDALSSIQRRIWEVNPEQPIQDVYSMSGLVDESLKRRRFAVLLLGLFAALSLLLAAVGIYGTLSYQVSRRRQEIGVRISLGAARRDVINLILREGLTWTVAGLLLGLAGALALTRWLSSMLFQIQILDPYVWTSAVLLLLLTALAACYLPAHRASRLDPIQTLKYE from the coding sequence ATGAGGATCCGCCTGAAGCACGAGCGCTTGGCCCGCGAACTGGCCGAGCGAAAGCTCTCCCAGAACCGCTGGGCCCAGCGCATGGGGCTTGACAGCGGACACCTGTCGCAACTCGTCAACGGCAGGCGTCCCTATCCCAGCGCCTCCACCCGGCGCAAGCTGCTGGAGGGTCTGGATCTCGACTTCGACCAGCTCTTCGAGCTGGAAGGCCCCCGGGGACGGGAGGTCCGGGCCAATCTCTATCCGCCTTCCCGGAGTCCCTTTCGACAGGCTGGAGCGTTGACTATGACCGCCTTACTGCACGACCTTCGACAATCCTTGCGCGGCCTCTTGCGCCGTCCCGGCTTCGCCGCCCTCATCATCCTCACGCTGGCCCTGGGCATAGGCGCCAACACGGCTATTTTCAGCCTGCTGGACGCCGTCTTGCTTGAGCCCTTGCCCTATCCGGGAGCCGACCGCCTGGTGCGGCTGTGGAGCGCCTATCCCGAGCGCGACGTGCGCCACGGCACGGTTTCGCCCCACGACCTCGAGGACTGGCGCCAGATGAGCGACAGCTTCGAGGCCATGACCGGCTATCCCTCCGTCCCCATGTCGGGGATGGTGCTGACCGGGCGGGGCGAGCCTCAGGAGCTGCAGGCGATCTTCGTCAACGAGCAGTTTTTCGAAACCTTCGATCTGCCCGCCCGACAGGGGCGCTGGCTGCAACCCGAAGACTATGTCGAGGGCAAGAACTACAAGATCGTCATCAGCCAGGACCTGTGGCGTCAGCAGTTCGGAAGCGCGGCCGACATCGTGGGACGCAAGGTGACCCTCAACGGCCAGCCGTTCGAGATCGTGGGCGTGATGCCTGGGCAATTCGATTTTCCCTCTCCTCAGGTACAGATCTGGGCTCCTCAGTCCCTCATTCCCGAAAGCGGCGTTCCCCGCCAGCGCTTTATCCGCTGGCTCAACGTGATCGGGCGCCTCGAGCAAGGAGCCACTCTCGAGCAGGCCCGTCAGGAAATGAACGCCGTGGCCGCCAACCTGGCCGCCCAGTATCCCGACGCCAACCAGCAGTTGACGGCGGTCACCATCGAGAGCCTCCGCGAGGTGATGGTGGGCGATCTGCGCACGTCGCTGCTGGTGCTGATGGCCGCGGTGGGAATGGTACTGCTGATCGCTTGCGCCAACATCGCCAATCTGGTGCTGGCCCGTTCCGAGCGGCGCAGGCGCGAAACGGCGCTGCGGCTGGCCCTGGGCGCGGGCAGCCGCGACGTCCTGCGCCGGGCGCTGACGGAAAGCGTCCTGCTGGGATTGCTGGGGGGCGCCGCCGGATTGCTGCTTGCCCTGGGAGGGATCAGGCTGTTGCAGGGCCTGGCCCCGTCCGACGTCCCCGGACTGGCTTCCGCCCGCCTCAGCCTGACCGTCCTGGGCTTCACCCTGGCCGCCTCGCTGCTCACCGGGCTGCTGGTGGGTCTTTTCCCGGCCCTGCGAAGCGCCCGCGCCGACCTGCTGGAGGCGCTGCAGGAGGGCGGACGCTACGACGCCGGCGCCGGACGCCGCTTCTACCGCCGCGCCTTGGTGGTGGCTCAGGTGGCTCTGGTGGCCGTCCTCTCGGTGGGCGCCGGACTGCTGATCGCCAGCTACCGCAACCTGCTCGACGTCAATCCCGGATTCGATCCCCGCGGCGTCATCACCATGCGCATCTCCTCTCACGCCTACAAGTACTCTGATCGCGACGACATGAAGCTGTTCTACGAGCGCGTGCTGGAGCAGGTGCGCGCCCTTCCCCAGGTGCAATGGGCGGGCATCGTGCGTCCGCTGCCTTTGGGTCCGCAGACCTTTAACGGCGAGAACTTCGCTTTCGAGCTGGCCGGCCATCCCCTCGAGCCCGAGGACCGTCCGCGCGCCGCCTTGCGCTTCGTCAGCGACGACTACTTCAAGGCCATGGCCATCCCCCTCCTGCAGGGACGCGACTTCCGGGCCCGCGAAGAAACCCCGGTGGTCATCGTCAACCGCCGCTTCAGCCAGGCCATTGTCCCCGAGGGACAGTCCACCGTGGGCACCCGTATCCGCCTGGGAGAGGCCGAGGGAGAGATCATCGGCGTGGTCGAAAATGTCAGCCAACTGAGCCTGGATGAAACGCCCGAGCCCGTCGTCTACATGTCGATGTCGCATAACCTGCGCCGCGGCATGACCTTGGTGGCCCGCACCAACGGCGATCCCCTCGATGCTCTCTCGTCCATCCAAAGGCGCATCTGGGAAGTGAACCCCGAGCAGCCCATCCAGGACGTCTACTCCATGTCCGGCCTGGTCGACGAGTCCCTCAAGCGCCGCCGCTTCGCGGTGCTGCTGCTGGGCCTTTTCGCCGCCCTCTCGCTGCTGTTGGCAGCCGTGGGCATCTACGGCACGCTTTCCTACCAGGTCAGCCGACGCCGCCAGGAGATCGGAGTCCGCATCTCGCTGGGCGCCGCCCGCCGCGACGTCATCAACCTCATCCTGCGCGAAGGCCTCACCTGGACCGTCGCCGGACTCCTGCTGGGCCTGGCCGGCGCCCTGGCGCTCACGCGCTGGCTTTCCAGCATGCTCTTCCAGATCCAGATCCTCGACCCCTACGTGTGGACTTCGGCTGTCCTGCTGCTGCTGCTGACCGCCCTGGCCGCCTGCTACCTCCCCGCTCACCGGGCCTCCCGCCTCGATCCCATCCAAACCCTCAAATACGAATAA